CGGCATCCCACAGCGGTTGGGGTCTCGGGTTTGGGGGGCACAGGCGCACGGGCATGCCCACGAGCTCTGGGTGCTTGCGTTTGTAATGGCGCCGGAGAGTGTTGGCCTCGGTGAAGCGCACCCTGCAGGAGGGGCACTGGTAGGGGCGCTCGCCGGAGTGGATGCGGTGGTGATGGGCCAGCTCCCCCGCCTCGCGGAAGCGGCGAGGGCAGAGCACACAGCGGAAGGGCCGGTGGCCAGCATGGATGTTGCAGTGCCGCCGCAAGTGGCTGGACCGTTTGAAGGTCTTGCCGCAATCCTTGCACACGTGTGGCTTTAACTCCGAGTGGGAGATGCTGTGGCGTTCCAGGTCGGAGAGGTAGGGGAAGGCTCTCAGGCACACGGGACAGAAGTGTGGAGCCCTCTTGGGGCCAGAGCCCTGGGGCCCATCTGCTGCTGATCCTTCGGGGACTGTGTAAGGGACGCCCTGATCATCGATCAGCAGAAGATCGTGGCTGCCTCCACTGTCCACTGGTGCTGTCAACGGGGCTTCCTGCAGCGATTTGGGGGGCGGCCCCGCTTTCGAGGGAGGGAGGACTTGAGAGTCCGATGGGAGGTGGCGGCTCCCCCTGGTGGCCGGCCTCGGCGGCCCCGGGGAACAGGAGGAAGTAAGGCCAGAGGTTTTTCTTCCTCCCCAGACAAAGCTGAAGGCAACGGGTCTGAGCTGGGGTTGTCCATTGAGCGGTGGGGAGCTTGAGTCTGGGTGCCCGAGCCggctgagagaagagaggggggtGGCGTCAGTGCGGTGAGGGCCTAAGCCCCAAGTGCCCCAATAATTCATCTATCTATCCCTTCTAAGTCTTCTGAGACCCATATAACAAGAAGGTGATAAGACATACTTACTGCCCTCCTCCGAAGTGTATCCTGTGACCCCCTAACCCACCCTTTGAATCTAGGCTTTCTGTCAtgacagtttgaatgagaatgaccacACTCACACTCCCCAGTCAGCACCACCCCCACAGGCGCCGATGTTTGAATGTCTGGTTCCattagtggaattgtttgggaaggattaggaggtgtggtgttGCAGGAGATTTGTACACAGTGTGAAGATGCGTCATTGTGATTGGCTTAATAGAacgctgaacagccaatagctaggcaggagaggttaaggcgggacttctgggcagagaggaactCGGGGTTAGAAGCTGCTGGGCAGGAGACCCAGTGAGATGCTAAAGAAGTTGGGAAGGAGCAGGCGGGTGGCGgcgcactttaatcccagcactcgggaggcagaggcaggcagatctctgtgagttcgagggcagcctggtctacaaagcgagttccacagcgcaaagctacacagagaaacaaaacaaaacaaaaaaggagttgGGAATgcagtacagaggagaggtaacagaGCCACatagcagaatgtagattaatagaaacagtttaagttataagagctagttggggcgggcagtggtggcgcacacctttaatcccagcactgggaggcagaggcaggcggatctctgtgagtttgaggccaacctgggctaccaagtgagttccaggaaaggcgcaaagctacacagagaaaccctgtctcgaaccccccccgccccccccaaaaaaaagagctagttgggaaaaagcctatgccaagctttcctaattaatagtaagtctctgtgtcgttatttgtgagctggcagcccaaagtaAAGTCGGAAtacagtgtggccttgatggagtaggtgtggccttgttagaggaggtgttttgagatttgagatttcaaaatccTACGCCAGGCCAGTCTCCCTCTACCTGAAACttatggatcagatgtgagctcttggCTACTGTTTGGCACCATATCAGCCTGTTGGCCACCATGCTCCTGACCAAGATAATCATGGACTCGCCCTCTGAAAATGtaggcaagcccccaattaaatgctttcttcataagttgctgtggttatggtttTTCATCATATCAGTAACTACTATAGCCTTTAAGGTCAAAACgagccagaaaggaaaaaaaaaaaatccagctaaGAGTGTGGGCCTTGAAACAGTCCAGAGTGGGCCACAAAGGCCTCAAAAAGCCCTCACCCCTGCAGAGATGGGAAGGTCTGATAAGGGGCAGGTCCTACGCAAAACCCATTGAAATGTGAAGGACATATATCCAAGTTGCTGAGAGTCTGGGCTTTGGAGTCAGATAAACCAGAAATCAAATGCAGaatctgtcccttcctctctgtgTGGCATTAGCCAAGGTCCTTACTTCTCTGGGCTCATTTATGTCCTTTGCA
This genomic interval from Peromyscus leucopus breed LL Stock unplaced genomic scaffold, UCI_PerLeu_2.1 scaffold_1057, whole genome shotgun sequence contains the following:
- the LOC114684830 gene encoding LOW QUALITY PROTEIN: zinc finger protein 524-like (The sequence of the model RefSeq protein was modified relative to this genomic sequence to represent the inferred CDS: inserted 1 base in 1 codon); this translates as MDNPSSDPLPSALSGEEEKPLALLPPVPRGRRGRPPGGAATSHRTLKSSLPRKRGXPPKSLQEAPLTAPVDSGGSHDLLLIDDQGVPYTVPEGSAADGPQGSGPKRAPHFCPVCLRAFPYLSDLERHSISHSELKPHVCKDCGKTFKRSSHLRRHCNIHAGHRPFRCVLCPRRFREAGELAHHHRIHSGERPYQCPSCRVRFTEANTLRRHYKRKHPELVGMPVRLCPPNPRPQPLWDADEGVPVPERVQEESPEGKEPAWPPSSTASPLSGFTEGSPDGAGQGQGGQDTLVSGGTPVTEGGQKQGPKPLGPDTTSTLLRTDRPWRYGLWK